The sequence gacatagccagccctatctgttgtccgatctgcataagtgtgcgaacgttgaaggcggCCAGTTTGAATAATGCACGTGgattcagaaaaactgcttcagtattcgtatttggtggtagcatacaattttcaaccaggcagcaactagagaacgtttagatagaaccgagttcccactataggcgagctgctgtataattCGGAAAATAAGGATAtacagagtgggaataaaagagagtgaataaatgacgtacaaaataataataataataataataataataataataataataataataataataataataataatgtaaatcgtttgactgttaatcgaagcaagacaagtattttccataaatatagacattttatcatatttgtgtgtgggctgtgatactgcccgggtgcccaaaccgaagcagttggTTTTTTTAGGGGGCcgcaccccgagcctttgacctaaaggtctgaacccacatggcagtggagcatcgtgaggagatgcagttctatggtagccggtgaccaacgattggatactggaacccatgtgcaccattataGGTTACAGTAACTGAATTATGTGAATGAAATGGTTACCTAAATTTCCTATCTCGAGTGTCAAGCGCTATAAATATGGAGGTACAGATTTTATGCAAACTAATGTATATCTCCTTTTGTATAGAGTACTTTGGGTAAATATTAAGTAAAGTTTGATTCTCAGAACTTTCATTGGTACTAGATAGACAGTATAGGCGGATTAATCAATACTCGGACTAGACTAATACAAATACACACAAGCTTCAACATAACCTGAgcatctgttttttttttcattatattataAGTCTCCTGTGGAAACCCATTAATCTGTTAAGTCAAACAAAATTTGATTCAAGCAAACCTATCCATACAGGCGGCCACGCAACATGTACTACTAAGAGATGGTTTATGATATAACCCACTTACTTAATTTCATGATACCGATCTAAATTTTACCTAGAATACTTGAATAAGCTCCAAACAGGATGAGTCAATGAGCAAAATCCTCAATGGAATTAAAAGACCCGGACTTATAGGAATTAAGGAAGTTGCATTTGCAATAGTTTTATACGTTTTAAAGTTAGCTGGAGTATAAAGCTAAATAAACTTCCTTAGTGCAATTGGGGTACCAGATTTACTTTATATAAAAGGCACAGGACACATACTGCAAGCCGACTgaaataattagttttttttcagACATCCAATCATTCACTTGAACTAAGGATCTAATTCGTGAAGTAGTAGGATAACGTCGGTGAATATATTCCCATAGGTATTTGGCTGTGTATAGGTCTATATTAAAGTATAATACGCAGAAGTATAACAGTTTTAAATGCATTCTAATCATGTATAGCATTTATTCTGAATCTGATTTTCAGTGAAGCCGTCGATGTGTACAACTGAGGGgttccatactgggacgaaacagctaaCTAATGCTTCTTGGTCTTAAATAGCTGTCCTGTGAAGTGAACTGcaaaataattaaatcatttactAAAATAAGATTGCTAACCTACCTTATGAGCTGAGAGCATAAGTGGAATAACACCCGTTGCACCATGACACCAATGAACTAATACATCACGATTTAAGCTATCCCCTAAACTAGAAGGCCAATTTCCGCTGATTATCTGAAGTTGACTCATCCAATCAACAGTAGGTAGAATTAACTGGTTTAAGGAATGTGATGATATGCTACCAGGAAACAAACGATATACCTTTGAAGCAAAACATGATGGAAAATGACTAAACACGACTAATTTATTACAATGATCAAAGTATCAATTCATAACGAGATGGGTCATCATTTCCCATATTAACTCgaaaaaaatttaaacaagGGTTCTTTTTACCCTATTCTCTTTGTAAACGTGGTAGGTTTTAACAATGGTCAACTCGTTGATCAGATACAGATACATGTATTTGGCCTTGAGTCATACTCTAAATGAAGGCTTGTAACGTTAGCTGGTTGCCTAAACTGAAATCTACAAAATCACTAAACAGTTTGATATAAACACAATAGACGACACAGTAGAAATGTAGATCAAAAAACACTGAAAGTTATATCCTTGTGACTATTTGTATACAAATAGTGAATAAGAACCAACTAGACTAAACAATTAGATGACTGAAGTCTTTTACTATTTGAAGGATATTTCAGAACAAGTTCTACTGTTGCTTCAGTTAATAAGTTATACAACCAACTCACAATATATTACGTTTCTAATTGTTTTACTCCCCTTTACGCTAAACGACCAGATCACCTGTTAAATAAGTAGATAACACGTGAGTAAAACATATAACTAGTATTGCTTAACGGTGGAAAATTTCCCATTTCCTTAATGAAGAGTGTAACGAGCCTGATAGATAGAAATACACACTGATGTAAACACCGTGCAAACTAGAAAAAATATACAGCCCTTCAAGCTGACTTAATTTATATCACTACATCATCGAGTGCTCGCTTAGTAATCAAGGTGATCAACTTTCAACCAGTAGGTTGTAAGTTCAAATTAGCAGTTCATCAACTATTCTTTCAGCTTAGTAGTTGTTATGACGTGAAAATGCTgcggattaaggggtagcgaattattgatcggaccaaagacgcgcaaacacgtagaacagcctagggttctgattggtcccgcctaccctgtctaacccagccagttgagtccagaacacaagtttcagcctcggatatatgaatcattatatttcaaacacactctgtttatatactaatcaagcagaccacatcgtgccataaaatagaaaataacattgtacaatattgaccagtaggaaaatgacacgtgaaataagcaCTGaccaataagtaaataataccatgtccaagtccaagaatagcattagacttaatagGATAATTtctgggatattttcctgaatatcccaacagtaGTATCACTAACACTCAAATAAGTGAGGCTAAAAGATGACTTCATTGACTAGTATGTGGTGAGTTGTACTGACACTATTGGTTTGAGCTATGTAGAAAGGTGTATAGTTTTTTTCTAACAACCCATATAAATTGTAAACTATGGTTCCAGATGTAAAGTCAAAAAGGGAAAAACCGATGTCAGTGATGCAGTTGCATTTATTCTTTGTATTCCTACAAATATTAAGTCCGTAACTATTGATAAATTTTCGTTCTTCAAACTGTATTTCTATTTGAATtttagctagcagtggaattcagcaTTCGCATTCTATCCTATTTGGAACTTATCAGCTGaagtctgagatgcaagtacatccgaCTGATGACTCCTGAATAGGATAAAACGAACCTACCGAACCAAATCCAAACACATTTAAACCTTGTAATGAAAAGACATTATCAACGATTCAGAATAGTATGGATGTATTTCAACAGATAATGATCGACTTCAATCTTAAAATTAAACGACAGATGAACACACATTCATAAAAATGCATTTCGCATGTTCAAAGTCTCATCGCAATTATTGTTTGATCCTCCATTCTGCTATAAGCTAACGTCTTAAGCTTGCCTGTCGTCTTCTCTCATTCAGACTCAAGATTGATGATAGAAAAGGTATGTATCAGCAGATTAGTAGGAGTTAAGACTGCTTTGACTTCAACTCCTATCAGACAAAGAGTATTATTAATCAAAGCTTAAGACGCCGGCTTATAAACGAAATAGAATGCGCGGAGTACAGAATTTATAACCAGGATTCTAATTAGCGAAGCTTCGCTAAATATCGATTAAAGTCTCACTTGTGATAAATCAAACCATCGGTAGTGAAAGTactaaagaaagaaaaatgaataaagatgGACGAATGAACTCGAAGTAATGAGAGCCCCAGAATGACTCAATATTCAAGAATTATAAAAGTTTAAGAATCAATCCACCTGATTTATGAAAGAGGTGATTATTTTTAGAATAAAAAATTCATCTTGATGCTCGGTAAATCACacatatatgatttacaataagaTAGAGAAGTGTTAGCATTATTGAAACGATTTATAGTTGGGAATAAGGGaacaattttctttttttaggaACAGAAGCAAAATAGATAGAGCAATTGGTATCGAAATTCGAAAgttgataaaatgaaatatgaacGGGAATCAGTTGCAAACACgttactaaacatagtagcttGGGATTAAGATGATAATAACGGAGTGGTTAAATTTTTAATACATTAATCCCAAAAAAATAAGTTAACCAAACGTCATGTTTTCCACAAAATCAGATTCTGTGGGTTACTAGTAGCCAATTCACTTTTGGGGCTTATTTTACGTTCATTAACAATCTTCCCATAAGCAGCTGAGTTATTCAATGATTTGTGTTACAAACCAACCAAAAAAATATCATCATGTTTAAATAACTTACCTTCAGTAGAGTAGTCAAGATACCAGCAAAACCATGTGCTCCACCAAGATAACATTTATCATGCCATTCGAACATCAACGGTGGCATCCACAAATCTCGTTTCGATGACTGGTACATCAATCGATTATAAAAACCATTCGATTTGTAAGCACCAGCTGTTTTCTGACCAGACTTCAATATAGCATCTGTTATCTAAAGTAAAACTGTTATCATTAATGTTACTACTTTCATATCACGGAAAAACACATAAATTCATAAATCAGATAGTGAAATGCCGCAACTTTATGCACAAACAATCACAAGAGATAATTCTTGAAGAGATGAGtaaaacagtcagtcagtcagctacaacgtaggaccaggcacatatatgcatcggtccaagttgccatacctcattaacacaacaagatgaacacgggattcatcagtcagtcagtaacaacgtaaaacttcgtacgtacgtacatcagttcgagttgccacaccacattagcacagagatgcagttgtcgattcaaatcccagcagacgccagcaatatttctgaggcatctgtggtcaaatactagtagtttacgagtgtcttctactcctaatgaccatgtttcgctgccgtaaagtaaaacagaacggactgccgcgcagtatactcgtccttttattgatagacggatatctcgccttcgccataggtgataaaagttggcaaaagccaaacgagcttttcgaatccgtacTGAGATTTCGTCGGACACCAAcacattagggctgatcaaacttccaaggtaagtgaagttgtcgacgcgttctactacttcactccccatccttagttcagatgttgacgcATACCAGTCgtgaagcgcattccaaacattctggcattgttgcttagtgctaccagaagactacattttatcagcgtcttcaccaaacaggactatgtcatctgcgtattctaagttgataagtggacctcatgggaggagatcaatacccgagaattcagtagacgagaatgttatttgcatcaataggtctatgatgaagttaaacaaaaacggagaaagtggacagccttgttGGACACGacttgaggttgcgaaagcagatgacagttcgccataagctctgactcgactagtagtgttcgagtaaagagccttcacaaggtttatgtacttctgaggtagacctttcaatgacagacactgccacagaatctcgtggtctacagagtcaaatgctgcttttaagtcgagaaagaccaccattgtcggacgccgataagtatgcctgtgttctagaacctaacgaatggtgaatatgtggttgatgcagccacgaccaggtctgaagccagcttgattctctcgtatttgcagttcacgagtctttgttaggcgtccgataattatcgaggctagtattttagatactatattagttaaactaatcccagtcagatgggatagcgtctaactcccagatcttagctaaagtattagtcaacctaatcgataaaattggaccaccatccttaaagacctctagagccaatccatctggaccagctgcccttcctcgtttcagattaactatagtcttttgaacttctgctagagttgggggacctacttcaatgtttcaTTCACACTGTCtaggaatggagggtagttgtagagtagctgaaggccagccgAAATGTTCTCTGAAATgctccgcccatcgttctaaacgtctggactgagagcagatgagaatGTCGtcttttccgaaatagtctgacttacacttgacttcgtagttccagtttcttttattagtctgtagagctgtcttgtgtttcCTATaaccgccgccttttccatctcttttgctttcgctgcccaccactgctcacggtcgtgcttaacctagatctgatttgttgtcgctcttcatcgtgtgcAGAggctgatgggatgagtttacgagaatccatcagtgcaatagaccttgaagaaatccattggttctttgtaaccttgtggtttaaatcactgatagatgtcactactgtttccacagctgcttgtatatcttttcaagcaacatctgggtcagcctcattttcagaactacctaagtgtgacctcagttgttcctggaacctacttttggttttctcgctactcaattcagttctaatgagTCTTTTTACTGAGGCCTTTTTGCGTCTACTGAGTCTCAAGCAGATGCGTGACCGTGTTAGGGCATGGttggagtccaagcaggtactccagaatgaacgacagtcttctaccgaccctcttcaacgatgactgatggcaatatggtctatttgagtccatcgttggtttggtgtaggggtcgccatgttagacgatgtctctccttatgcttaaaattagtgcttgctaaaaataaacgattgtctgagcacatttgcagcagacgatcaccattatctgttcgctgagccggaatactaaaatgcccacctaaatgtctttctgcttggtttaagctacctacctgagcattaaagtcacctgctaagagtactatgtctgaatgtttagctttctgaagaagttcagatagctttctgtaaaattcatcttccacattatctgagctgcagtcggtgggagcgtaggcagaaacgataaaaaggcaacgacgtgtgtccctatccttccgggTTCTTAcagagccgtttagccgaacagcacataaacgactgttaacggggatccactctaacagtgcttgttccgccctcatgcttagtgctatacACACACCAgtcagtccacgagaactggccgtcgggtcaccagatacacggagggtgtatctcgttggctccgttttgccgaggtgagtcGAGTGGATgatgaccacactaggatcctgtatgcgtgtttcggagacacaacatagatcaatggtacgagatttcagggttctagccaaggaagcctgttgaccgatttgacatagggtgcgtacgttgaaggctccaacgtgtagtttggagcgaggtttcagtagacctgggacagtgttttgggcactagaatcgttggctatggtgacatttgaggaggaagccgaaaaaggaagtttagaggtgaaagtcgatgtaggaggaataataggaattgaagagagaggttgattatgaatacagtggccttgagtgttgttagaggtatgagggcggttatcacttcccggttgcccacaccgtagaaGGGTAAAACGTTACAGTATGAGTCACTTGAATATTTTCATGGGTCGTAAAACGGATGATTGTACTTTAACGATTAGTATTGGTCATGAGAATCGAATTTATACCATGCATTGCAATAACTCGCCTGTGGTGTTGTGGTCACAAACACATCATTGTAAGGATTATTCAACTGAACCAGTTTCATAAACCGACAAATTATCTAGAACAACACTGAAGCAATAAACCTTTCCATTCACTTCTCTAGTAATTCACCTCTGCACAATCAAGCACAAACAATTCATTAATAAACACTTCAAAAGCAGTAACAAATACACAAACACATACCGACGAGACAACAGAAACAGGGATGTCGAAATTATTTTCTCGAAGTGTTATCAAACAATTTAGATAGCCAGTACGTCCATATAACGCTTCATCAGGCATCCCACAGTCCACATCCAAGCCATATTTACTCGCCGACAAAATGTCTTCTACGAACTTCTTTGCCTCTGTATTCTCACTTCCATGCTTGACTGATGATAAAGCACCTAAACACAGTGGACCGATCGGGCTAGTGTAAACACTGATATTTTTAGATAACTTCTTCAAGTCCATATGACGTAGACATCGATTTAACAACTTCTCAGTACATACAACACCATTTTCACGTATCTTTCTGTCTAATAATTCACATTTGCATTGTGATAGGAAATTGTAGAATAGTCCAACACCTACAAACAAATAGAAAGAAACACAAGTTGATCGAGTGGTTTGCATACTATTCACAAATTCTAAAGTACACAACTACATTTCTTACACCTCAATGTATAGACAACGTCTGTTTGTGGGTTTGAATGGTCCCAAATAAATTGCTAACGatatcaaaacaatgggagacgACCAATCTGGAACACAATACTAACAACATTCAATGAAAGGTTTTACAAATGAACATCGTTAGTTCAACTACACTAACAACGATCAGTGACGGATTTCACTGGTCGACTCAGTGGTTCATATATTATATTTCTTTCACACTTAGTGTAGCTCATCAGTAGAAGTACAGAATATAAATAGGTGGATTTCTCCGAGAATCTGATTATGACTTGTTACTTCAAATTGAAGGGCATATCCTGATACATTTATTCAAATGACATGACTAGATATGTGGTATATGAATCAACACTTGATAGAATTAGCCAGTCAGTCACTTGACTTTCAATGATTAATAAGTTGGAATAGATGTGGTGGAAGCACGTATATACTGATGTGACATGGTGGGCCACACCTACTGTCTTACAAAAATACAATACCTGTATGCGTAAACAAAGGAAAACATAAAATTCATTATACACACATAAAAGTCTTCACATTTCTGGTTAGTCATTTAATTCAATCTGAAACCATGGCTTAGTTCAAATACATTAAGACACTGCAATGGGCCATGTTACTAGGTTCAGACTGTCTGGTTAAGTCCGCGTGATTGTCTTGACCGATTGTTAGAGACTTTGGGTgacgtggctcaaaatcgttcgcaATGTCACAGGTGTATTTCTTTAGATATGAAATCTCTAAACTGTTTTACATATTTTCATTCtacaaattcatattttctcGAATTGTACTTTCCACACATAATCTCTCCCattaccactaatactgttactataTCTACCTTTCTGAGACATGCCCTGACAGTCTCGTTTCGCTGTTCTGATGGTATGTTTCAGCTTGAACCGATTCATAAATATGTCAGGTTTGACGTTGCATATGACTGATTCACTGACTGAGGATGATAAAACACATAACACTCACCTGACAAGCCCGTGTACATTGATACGTCAGACGACGATAACTTCTCGAAATTCGAATTCAGAACATTTAACAGTTCGACAATTTTGTTTGGGATGTTTGTATCTCCCACCTGGAACGTGGTGCACAAGTAAATACTGAAAGTACTTTAAGCTGGTCTCCAGGCATATAATCCTGGTAAGGATTTTTAAAATGGCGACCATCGTTAACCTCAACCATCTTCTTTACGCGTTTGGATTTTACTCACGAATGGATCCTTGAAAGGATAGAGTTAAGTTGAATTTGTCGAGATTAGACTAGAATCTTCTGTGGTCAACACCAAAATCTTAAGACAAAATTGATAGATTAGTCAATGGGACAGTAAAAGCATAAAAATACATAGTAATACAAAACGAGGTAATTTGAAGAAGTGATTGGTAAATAATGAAGTCTTTATCACAAGTGTAATAAGTCAAACTAAAGAAATCATGTTGTGGGAAACTAAAACGTGTTTTAGAGAGGAACAAATAAAAAGAATGACATAATACAAATCCATGACATGCgaaataaaacagaaatattGGGTGAATCCATTTGCCGCACATTACTTAACATCCAATGCTAGAGATCCCATTTTCCCTAGGAACTACAATGAAGGCCTCCACTACAAATGGATATTTAGtaactttatggactgatatttTGGTCTGTTCACTTGCTCCAATCTAATCAACTCCTGCCAAATAGAGAACGTTGTTGCTAAAAGAGGGTTGATATCCCAAGCAACCAACAAAGAAGAAATAAAGGTGAACAAAGAGGAAATGAAGGGGTAAATGCTTTAGAAGAGAAAGGGGAAAACGCGCcagaatgtcgcctttttcgACTGTTTTCAATCCTAGATGGTAGTAAACATAATTTCTGAAATGAAAGAAATGATTGGCGTGGGTCTTTTCAGTGTCAAGTTTAATAAGTGCATAGCTATCCGGTTGGCGGCTGTTATATGTGACGCACCTGCTCGTTCTTCTGTTAGGTACACGGTGAATCATAACGGTAAGGCAGGTTTCGATAGGTGTACTGTTCTTGGGAGACGGCTGGAGAGTAAGACGACCTTTCCAAATGGGTTATATACTTTAAGAACAGACGACACCTTCCGTCGTCAGACTCAATCTATTCACAATCAAGGACATTCTATAATGGAAACGCTTTCTATTAATATGATTATAACTATTCCTCTAGATCCTATGCACATGGTGTACCTAGGTGTCACATAAAAGCTGGCTAATTTATGGATAGATTGAGCACACAGGAAACTGCTGAACTTGAACTCATGTGCAATTAGGgacattaataatttaatatcagGTTGCGTGGCAAGTACTCCTTCCGACTTTCCGCGTAAATGCCGTACACTAGACTTCGTATCGGCATGGAAAGCTTCTGAATGTAGGTTGTTTCTTCTGTATTTAAGCCCGTTGATTCTTGAAAAAACATTGCCACAACCTTTTTATCTTAATTTCCGGCGTTTAGCGTTATCCATTTATCTGCTTGCACATCCCAAATTACATAATACTGTTGTAGAAACCGCCAGGATAGGTTTACTAAACTTCCTGGAGGAATACGAATGGTGTTATGGGTCTGAAAACTTAGTTTACAATGCGCATTCGTTACAGCACCTCCCTGACGACGTTCGTGCACATGGACCTTTAGATAGTTTTTCAGCCTTTCCATTCCAATCTtatatcagacaaatcaagaattcTGTGCACAATGGGCTTGCTGTAGCTAAGCAGGCAGCTCAGCGTTATGCTGAAAAAATGTCCTTCTACGATAGGCTTCAACTTAGCTGTTCAACAAATACTACCCCAATAGGCGCTGATGATGTCTCCAATAAACAAGTAATTATGTTTAACAATagtaaaataacttcatttaagcctgataatgtagtagtagtagtagtagtagtagtagtagt comes from Schistosoma haematobium chromosome 3, whole genome shotgun sequence and encodes:
- the LANCL1_2 gene encoding Glutathione S-transferase lancl1, variant 2 (EggNog:ENOG410VCY6~COG:V), whose translation is MYTGLSGVGLFYNFLSQCKCELLDRKIRENGVVCTEKLLNRCLRHMDLKKLSKNISVYTSPIGPLCLGALSSVKHGSENTEAKKFVEDILSASKYGLDVDCGMPDEALYGRTGYLNCLITLRENNFDIPVSVVSSITDAILKSGQKTAGAYKSNGFYNRLMYQSSKRDLWMPPLMFEWHDKCYLGGAHGFAGILTTLLKVYRLFPGSISSHSLNQLILPTVDWMSQLQIISGNWPSSLGDSLNRDVLVHWCHGATGVIPLMLSAHKITGENKYLKCALDGGEAVWTRGLLHKGCGLCHGSAGSGFALLEIYQTTQDPKYLYRAIKFAEWCTDCFKNATRVADRPYSLMEGLAGTLYFLVGILDPVNSKFPLLSGL
- the LANCL1_2 gene encoding Glutathione S-transferase lancl1 (EggNog:ENOG410VCY6~COG:V); the encoded protein is MVEVNDGRHFKNPYQDYMPGDQLKVGDTNIPNKIVELLNVLNSNFEKLSSSDVSMYTGLSGVGLFYNFLSQCKCELLDRKIRENGVVCTEKLLNRCLRHMDLKKLSKNISVYTSPIGPLCLGALSSVKHGSENTEAKKFVEDILSASKYGLDVDCGMPDEALYGRTGYLNCLITLRENNFDIPVSVVSSITDAILKSGQKTAGAYKSNGFYNRLMYQSSKRDLWMPPLMFEWHDKCYLGGAHGFAGILTTLLKVYRLFPGSISSHSLNQLILPTVDWMSQLQIISGNWPSSLGDSLNRDVLVHWCHGATGVIPLMLSAHKITGENKYLKCALDGGEAVWTRGLLHKGCGLCHGSAGSGFALLEIYQTTQDPKYLYRAIKFAEWCTDCFKNATRVADRPYSLMEGLAGTLYFLVGILDPVNSKFPLLSGL